From a single Phocoena sinus isolate mPhoSin1 chromosome 1, mPhoSin1.pri, whole genome shotgun sequence genomic region:
- the PRELP gene encoding prolargin isoform X1 encodes MRSSLCWLLPLLLILASEVQGQPTRRPRPRPRLQPRPRLRPTPSFPQPHEPLEPTDLPPPLPPGPPSIFPDCPRECYCPPDFPSALYCDSRNLRKVPLIPSRIHYLYLQNNFITELPVESFKNATGLRWINLDNNRIRKVDQKVLEKLPSLVFLYMEKNHLEEVPSALPQNLEQLRLSQNHISRIPPGVFSKLEKLLLLDLQHNRLSDGVFKPDTFQGLKNLMQLNLAHNTLRKMPPKIPVAIHQLYLDSNKIETIPSGYFKGFPNLAFIRLNYNKLSDRGLPRNSFNISNLLVLHLSHNKISNVPAISNKLEHLYLNNNSIESEWGRGWGAATGREAGVSAASTLSHEPHGGGCEKHPMGPWSSNLGLSTYYLCDLKRISDLSGKPPHL; translated from the coding sequence ATGAGGTCATCCCTCTGCTGGCTCCTCCCACTTCTCCTCATCTTGGCCTCAGAGGTCCAAGGCCAGCCAACAAGACGACCAAGACCCAGACCAAGGCTCCAGCCCAGACCCAGACTCAGGCCCACACCCAGCTTTCCTCAGCCCCATGAGCCATTGGAGCCTACAGacctgcctcctcccctcccaccaggcCCTCCATCTATCTTTCCTGACTGTCCCCGGGAGTGCTATTGCCCCCCTGATTTCCCGTCTGCCCTCTACTGTGACAGCCGCAATCTTCGAAAGGTCCCTCTCATCCCATCCCGCATCCATTACCTCTATCTCCAGAACAACTTCATAACTGAGCTCCCAGTGGAGTCCTTTAAGAACGCCACGGGCCTGAGGTGGATCAACCTGGACAACAACCGAATTCGCAAGGTGGACCAGAAAGTGCTAGAGAAACTACCCAGCCTGGTGTTCCTCTACATGGAAAAGAACCACCTTGAAGAGGTGCCCTCGGCTCTGCCCCAGAACTTAGAGCAGCTGAGGCTAAGCCAGAACCATATCTCCAGGATCCCACCCGGTGTCTTCAGCAAGCTGGAGAAACTGCTGCTCCTGGATCTCCAACACAACAGGCTAAGCGACGGCGTCTTCAAGCCCGACACCTTCCAGGGCCTTAAaaacctcatgcagctcaacctGGCTCACAACACCTTGAGAAAGATGCCACCCAAGATCCCCGTGGCCATTCACCAGCTCTACCTGGACAGCAACAAAATCGAGACCATCCCCAGCGGATACTTCAAGGGCTTCCCCAACCTGGCCTTCATTCGCCTCAACTACAACAAGCTCTCAGACAGGGGCCTCCCCAGGAACTCCTTTAACATCTCCAACCTCCTCGTGCTCCACCTGTCGCACAACAAGATCAGCAATGTGCCTGCCATCAGCAACAAGCTGGAACACCTGTACCTCAACAACAACAGCATCGAGAGTgagtgggggcggggctggggtgcAGCCACTGGGAGGGAAGCTGGAGTCTCTGCTGCCTCAACACTTTCTCATGAGCCTCATGGTGGGGGGTGCGAAAAGCACCCAATGGGGCCCTGGTCTTCAAACCTTGGTCTTTCCACTTACTATCTATGTGACCTTAAAAGGATATCTGACCTCTCTGGGAAgcctcctcatttgtaa
- the PRELP gene encoding prolargin isoform X2, giving the protein MRSSLCWLLPLLLILASEVQGQPTRRPRPRPRLQPRPRLRPTPSFPQPHEPLEPTDLPPPLPPGPPSIFPDCPRECYCPPDFPSALYCDSRNLRKVPLIPSRIHYLYLQNNFITELPVESFKNATGLRWINLDNNRIRKVDQKVLEKLPSLVFLYMEKNHLEEVPSALPQNLEQLRLSQNHISRIPPGVFSKLEKLLLLDLQHNRLSDGVFKPDTFQGLKNLMQLNLAHNTLRKMPPKIPVAIHQLYLDSNKIETIPSGYFKGFPNLAFIRLNYNKLSDRGLPRNSFNISNLLVLHLSHNKISNVPAISNKLEHLYLNNNSIEKINGTQICPNDVVAFHDFSSDLENVPHLRYLRLDGNYLKPPIPLDLMMCFRLLQSVVI; this is encoded by the exons ATGAGGTCATCCCTCTGCTGGCTCCTCCCACTTCTCCTCATCTTGGCCTCAGAGGTCCAAGGCCAGCCAACAAGACGACCAAGACCCAGACCAAGGCTCCAGCCCAGACCCAGACTCAGGCCCACACCCAGCTTTCCTCAGCCCCATGAGCCATTGGAGCCTACAGacctgcctcctcccctcccaccaggcCCTCCATCTATCTTTCCTGACTGTCCCCGGGAGTGCTATTGCCCCCCTGATTTCCCGTCTGCCCTCTACTGTGACAGCCGCAATCTTCGAAAGGTCCCTCTCATCCCATCCCGCATCCATTACCTCTATCTCCAGAACAACTTCATAACTGAGCTCCCAGTGGAGTCCTTTAAGAACGCCACGGGCCTGAGGTGGATCAACCTGGACAACAACCGAATTCGCAAGGTGGACCAGAAAGTGCTAGAGAAACTACCCAGCCTGGTGTTCCTCTACATGGAAAAGAACCACCTTGAAGAGGTGCCCTCGGCTCTGCCCCAGAACTTAGAGCAGCTGAGGCTAAGCCAGAACCATATCTCCAGGATCCCACCCGGTGTCTTCAGCAAGCTGGAGAAACTGCTGCTCCTGGATCTCCAACACAACAGGCTAAGCGACGGCGTCTTCAAGCCCGACACCTTCCAGGGCCTTAAaaacctcatgcagctcaacctGGCTCACAACACCTTGAGAAAGATGCCACCCAAGATCCCCGTGGCCATTCACCAGCTCTACCTGGACAGCAACAAAATCGAGACCATCCCCAGCGGATACTTCAAGGGCTTCCCCAACCTGGCCTTCATTCGCCTCAACTACAACAAGCTCTCAGACAGGGGCCTCCCCAGGAACTCCTTTAACATCTCCAACCTCCTCGTGCTCCACCTGTCGCACAACAAGATCAGCAATGTGCCTGCCATCAGCAACAAGCTGGAACACCTGTACCTCAACAACAACAGCATCGAGA AAATCAATGGGACCCAGATTTGCCCCAACGATGTAGTTGCCTTCCACGACTTCTCCTCAGATCTGGAGAACGTACCACACCTCCGCTACCTGCGGCTGGATGGAAACTACCTGAAGCCGCCCATCCCGCTGGACCTCATGATGTGCTTCCGCCTGCTGCAATCGGTGGTCATCTAG